The genomic region AGGTATTCCCTTTCCTGAATGAggtaaatgtttaaaacattacCGATTACCGGTATCCACAGACACTATGACcgtgtttttaagttttaacgaGATTAATGTGAATCTCCTATGCATGTactatttaagtatttatttattaagtataactatttaatgttgaataaaccgaactctctcaaaaccggaaaccgaaCGGATATCTCATCGAATTtagtcattttcaacgtaaaatacattgagtacaccggacggtccaaattcttaagatgcccgaggcgtgtaAATTACAATGCCTAGTCAGCATGGCGCGTGCGATGTAATCCATTccgctcgcgcaattatcgactAATTTCAAACGCATCTTCAGTATAAATAATCTTCAATCTACAAGTCTTCTCAAACCTAAAATGTCGCAGCCTCCAGCTAAACGCAGACGCGTAGAGCTTACGTTAGAGGAGATGATTAAGCTAATCACGAAAACAACTTCTCAACAAAAACCATCTCTGAaggtaatcaaagcgctgaaggcactgaagatgttcgctattgcataaatTAACACGCAATTcctttttgaaaatcaatcgcaagtttgaaatgaatacacgccattcaactttataaagtgtgtgtcatagcgcacgggtcgagttttatgtgcactttttatcatccttattatttcatagaaataacgtagacaaaataaaaacaacatgctttttggaagttctgaaagcatagaaagtatgatgaaaatggtaatgataacttaatataaagaaaatttgcagtcaccatcatattaaaggaatatttttttctaatatcaaatgactatctcaccaagaatataaattcataatgaaagttccgtgtacaaaacttttgatttttgacaccatatacaaattcaaaatatacaataatcttcgtatcttgtatgtggaggaataaaagtatataaacattgctgtttatgctttacttgttacccgagcagttcacacggtgtcaacaacgctaacataaacataggtatagagcactaatgcgcttttaggcgtagctgtttcagttttcatcttagtgacttacataacgccaacagacacgcatgaatattttcgaatatttaataagctgattcgagatacaacctctgaatttttgctacatcactgcgtatgtgctcatttcaaaggatgtagcactgttcagtgtaaggaattccggactactctctgtatgctcaaacgacacaaattgtggccctgttacaattacgcgttataatccatctcgcagaatttcactttcgcctccaaaatgagaaaacaatcattagcgaaatagtataatgtcacgataagagaaaatcgtttaattatcataccacaatgtttgccgtacttggtcagcacgtctggaaatcattccttaatgtgtggataggctgccattataaacaagtttgctattttcaattcaattttgtatcaaaatgcattgttcttatatgtggcattttcaattcgcaatgagatttgtaatgaccctcgtcatgcgaaaatgggtcttattccatatgcgcccatcatataaatagcccactcagctatccctccttctggtaaggagaaacataacatattgagtgattttaaagcgaacagcatcgcctatggcctgactgcgcaaaagcacatgttgggtttaacaaacgcttgccgaaacgcataagacccattttcgcatgacggcgctattgacgtgtgatttaaatgtgtcgaaagaaaactgcgtttaaatcaaatataaacatacgatatatttcgatagtgaagaaagatactcttaacaaggcatatgaggacacatatgaagtgctctcccgtagtatattttttatttactcacactaatgtgtggtttgacaatgcaaacacacatttcatgcggtgaatatgcagcttacaagtgaaaaacacaacacaatagtttaacttttgtttaattgtatttaattatttagaaaagtaaattgctaactttatttcaaagtcagcgtataccccgactacatttttaaaagaaatttattgttataaatatatttaatataatatattaagttgttttcggttttagcgattaaaaagaattttcgaggttgcctatagtatgcctgtggtaattgatgaactcatatccgactgtctatgtattgagaactgtgaatataatcaagcttaaccttctactaaccttctacttttgcattcgtattattattataaattgtttgttatattcgggtttatcaattatgaaacttttttttgtctttcgtgtcgctgaagttattgttgaacttatgttcaacgttttataaattgtgaatataaataagcgtcaactttttcccgaatctctctatttacgacctgtactacgtcattgagttgtatgcgagagcgtaacctattgcgttgttataacccgtaaactttcctttgtttatcgacaggcgcatctattaatagcctcatatcatgaatgccaaaacacccgcgaaaaagaaccacgtgaccaaataggacgcaaaacgcaaataccatgcgactacgacttttattatgtaagaacgctccgctaTTCCTTTGAAGCCgaagccttgtgattgctattacttaaataattgacctctaactgaagtaagcaaaggaaacgcagcacctaattgacccattccttctatgtgcgaaggcagattgaattttactaatgtttggtttgcctattataacacacattataatgcggtaaatatgctactaacaagtaaaaaacactataattaaacttttgttttgaattaagttatttagaaaacaaaattccaaaccttatttcaaaacagcaagactacattttttagagaatattattgttatatttaaatgttttttaacagtttcagcgataatgaaacatttttttatgttgtctatgaaacatttttttatgttgtctatcgtatccctgtaataactgttgaactcgtggtcaacgtattattaattgagacctgtgaatataaacaagcgtaaccttatactattgcgttattctcacacggactcccctttgtttatcgccagcctcagatttatgaatgagctgagcgaaaatactacgtcacgcacacgcagcagaaagtggactattttaatcattcataaacaatctcctccgcgacacgtacaatacgatcattgtttattgattcttttctataaatcaccgttcgaaaatattgaatgcaaCACGATATTAATagaatgtttccatttgtgaatacacataattggagaactcaaacctcttgcataaattatacaactctttcttgcgcggatacgcaagcgggtattgggttaatcatatctaggccgtatcgacctgaatttcacactaagcactttagacggtcgctaaagcgaccatctaaaaatgaaGTCTCGAGGTACGtaaacgaaaatttaaatttgaatgcacCTGCTTTTGATTTGTCCTAACTCTTGTAActctttctttattttaaaacgGGATCAATTGGATACAAAAATatgatcttttttttaaagttttaccaTTGGCGTCAAAGGGGCAGCGTATTTTCAACTTTCTTTCATTTTGCAGACACTCGGCGAGCGCTTCAAGATCGGGAAGTCAACGGTCAGCGATATCTTGAAGAAAAAGAACGACTACCAGGAGTAGTGGGAGAGGAATATatacgtacgtacatgtataaagcaccacgctcactttgggataaatcaaaacaagtcggtatggattttttttgctttgaatagaataaaaacacattttttgaagaatactttaaacataaacattacatgagtacagttatcacatggtacacgtaaatgtatatggtttgttgtattttatatgattttgtacacaatgcatacaatgtatatttcggcaatatgcatagtcttggtaaaccggaactctctgaaaaccggacgatcaggccggtccccagaccgtccggtttaTAGAGAGTCTACTGTACTACTCACAGTTAAATTTAGAAGCCTCGACTATAAAAGCGCTTGTGAAAAATACAATCGCCTTTTTTGTGTGATGATATTTCGCGATATTATAGCCAAAAACCAACGCATATCTCCTCTGTTCGTTGCCAGGGTTACTGCGCCGGTTTCCAGGAAGTGTTGAGCGCCTACCAGGGCGTGGCCGGACGTGTGCGACTCAGCGGTCCCACAAACTTTGCACCTCTCATCTACAAAACCATCGACATCGTCAGACAGACCAGAGCGGTATGTAGTCTAATAAATCGGATGCGTGGTAAAAGTGTGTTTCAGCATTTCTACCAAATTAATTTACTACATAAAATCTTTAGaagtaaaacaataatgtttaatgtagctgcaatttttagatttttattttaaatgaaaggCATTAAATTTTGGAGTGGTCCTGTGccttcgggggggggggggggtacccgGAAAAATCGCACCTGTCGTACCGCTCGGACTAACATGTTACCGTGCTCAAATTCACACGTGATAATCCGAGCTCCAGGCGTTGTGAATTGATTGATTTGTCTCCTAATTTAAGATCATTTTTTCATACTGTAAATCATTTCACTTGCAGTACCACATTCTCGTCATCGTCGCCGACGGCAAGGTGACGGAAGAGCAGGCGACATGTGGCGCCATTGTAGAGGTCTCGCGCTGGCCGCTTTCCATCGTCCTTGTCGGCGTCGGGGACGGGCCCTGGAGCAGATGGAGGAGTACGACGACAGCTTGCCGACGAGAAAGTTCGACAATTTTCAATTTGTCGACTTTCGCAAGACCATGTCGACCGCCCGGAATCCGACGGCAGCGTTCGCCCTATCGGCTCTGATTCCGGACCAGTACAAACAGATAAAAAACTCGGACTTTTAAACTTTGAGCAGTGACGATTTCCATGACTTCTAAGGCAATCTCACATCTCGATGCATGTTGATGAAAAGTTATTTGCACTTAACATGAAAAGGGATAAGCTtactcattgggtcattgtcgacctgaaatggcttgaagtcaaccGGGGATGACTATAAGCCGATTCAtatcaccctggggtgacttacagccgattctagtcactcggtcggcttgaagtcatcccAGGGTGACacgaatcggcttgaagtcatcctagggtgacatgaatcggcttcaaGTTACCCCGGGTGACTttaagccatttcaggtcgacaatgacccaatgagccttaCTGATATGATTTACCGTTGTGATTAACAGATGTTATTTTGTCAATAGTATCTGCACATATGAGTAGAGCAACAGTTGGAAAAAGAACTACCGGTAGTACAATCTGTTGTtgttaaaatttgattattttttaatgaatgttttgaattttgaaaCATTCGATAATATTTTGCTTCCTAAACGAAACTGTCGATATGAGAGAACTCCAATTTAACACTTGGCTGCTTGAAATGTTGCAATTATTCACTTTTTGCAAACGACGTAATAAGTGCATCCTTTCATAACGGTTAGTTTTCAATGAAATGCAACTTCCGATAAGATTGAAATGAAAGAGACTGAGCTGGTGTAAATGTTCACGTGTTATTAATTAtctcccgccataggcggagggatattgtatttgcgttgtccgtccatccgtccgtccgtctttccgtccggcacttttgtgtccggagccatttattagaagtgctttggcggatttcaatgaaacttggtatgagtatatatatatggataagaagatgatgcacgccaaatggcatcgtacactatctgttaataacggggttatgaccctttgtatcttgaaaaaatgcttttttgtgtgtcaaatataacacttttgtgtccagaagcatattggcggggaatatcaattcaacgaatttactTCTTGACAGATACTTATGACTGCTATGTGCATCTTAACAAGCTTACTTTTGAAATACGACAGCTCATAAACAAAGCTCAAAACATACTACAAAAAATAATTGAGGCTCGTTCTTGAAGACCCGGACTTGATGCCGTGAGgtgccgtcccatattagccgaagcagttcgcacaggttaataagggacaatactttatgcttttattgtagttttctttcaaaggaagtctctttttagcgcaAACCCATTTTaggcgaaaagtttcgtcccagcTTATCTTATGCGTAcggcagaggctaatctgggacgacactttatgcacatgcattaaaccctgttttcaaaGACCGAGGCTCAAATATTCCGCTATCCTTCATTATGTCAATAAAGAAGCATGTATTTGAGCGAACATGGGTGCCGACGATGTGTTGTGCTATCTCTTCTAGATATTGtgatgttttttatgaaaaagcatataaattattttaattgtttgcctCCACGTACATATACCATCAGCACTGTATtgctatttttttatagatatacttggtacatgtacatattgaaTTTCAGTTATTAAACATTACTGTATGGTACATCCCAACCATTAACCCTTAttaaatatgtgaaaaaaatggtttcaTATATTAAGTTAACAACTGTGTACATGTTTTTACCAGCATTCATTTGTAAACCTATTGCATCAAACGTTGCAATTGCATTTCGATACATATCATATAGAgcttcattttaaattttgaTACAGATTTACTTGTTGAAATCAAAGACGTAGGTCTCTGTTGAAATCTAGTGTGATATATTACTTACAGGCTGCAATGTAGTTGTGGTACATAATTATTTAGCAGCAACACAGCCGTGATTCAAAATAGGAAACTGTTTGGATCCAATTAATTTTCCAGTGTTCTGaattatttaacaagaaatatctttaaaaaagatatacggcgttgatagttcaatgaatgagatcaaggatagcgaatgtctttttttctgtgcagttcttaactgcatcacacgcagtacgggatgttacgcggagttttcgcggcttattttacattattacatattgctggtcataaatctatagatacaaaacagaaaaccaaaagaagaatggaagtgaaattaaaacatacgagtaaaccggccacacgagaagtatccgtatttataggcgcgttctttgaacaaacctgttttagtggtttgtcgggcattgctatttgattcgattattaacagtatcgataatcatcgcgctcatgctgaatacattggtcaatatggtggaataattattgttaaattaatcaaatataatatgtatcattgtattgttgaaaacacattaagaatctacatatttcttgtctaaagaaaattccaggtcacctagttcacggatagcgtatttattatataactattattttactggccgcgaactccggtgatgacctgtatagaCAGAGAAAGGCAAGGCCCTTCATTTTCGTGCTTAGGCCCACGTGGCCGGGACTTAGCTCGCATACGGACACCCGAGTCCCACTATCCCCATCCACCCCCAGCGGGAGACAAGAATATGGCCGAGTCAAGCTTTTCCGAGAGCTAGGACAGTACATCTAtacagtactaaatatgagaacatagcctttaagtataaacgcgttgcgctggtaattctctgaaaataaaaggtgcacgcacaaactgtattgatgtcgagaattgagtgtaaaactgttctatctattaagccttttcattagaaatataattgtttcatgcagtaaaacagtgttacaaagacgcggatatgtttccaatgctatactcaaatcagccaatggaataaatgaagtgtattcattcgtacctagccgcgggaaaattcatttgaattttattggacacttacaaaggtcaggtaaggtgaaaagctggcttaatacagcttacgccgaaaaagagaTTTTAAGCTAATAGAAGAGTTAAATTTTAATTAAGAACCAAGCTTTAATCATTGATTAAAATTGATTTGGGCTAAGGAACTTTGGACTAATTAGACAATAATTAagtgattttgtaaaaaaataatatttaagaaattctCTATAAACAATATGTGCAATgcttacaattaaaaaatatacaagagggccataaaACTGTGAAAATATCTGATCTGAACCTTACAGAAAGCCGGTATTAAGCCTGTTACCAAACTAATGCAAACTGATGCTTCTGAAATGTAACACAAATTTGAGATCTTTCCCACTACGGTATAAATCAACTAAAAGGACAATATTTAGATAAACCCTTGTTTATGAAATATGATTAGTAAACATCGTTACAAAATGCTAAATTGTACGTTATGAAAATCGCATGTCGTAACTCATTACAACTTAAATGTCTCCAGTCATATAACTGAAAAATTGTTTACTTCAATAGGTTTAATTGTTAAAAAGTACAAATAAACTTTTCCTAACAACACTGCTTTATCATATGTGTCAAAAATACTAAAACCCTTGTTATTATTGTGGTtgtcaattaaaagcattttgtTTAGCATAATAACTCTATAAcagtaaaatacaaatattaatacaaaGTATTGTTAACAGTCCTTGGAAAACATTAAGTTTATCCATTTAATACACACTCTGGAAAATTATAATGGTTATATGTTATGGATGTATAATGCTGACATTGTAAACAGCAACATGGAGTATTCATGGCACAGTAATATAAAGGTATGACTAACATGCAATAGCTGACCGAATGAACTACACCAAATATTTACTATCAGTATACCAGGACAAAATGTTCAGAACAGAAAGTTGgtttttaaataagcatatggCACTAGCCTAGTAAATACTTGTATTtctgtatttaaaaataatgGATTATTTAATTGGCTCATTCAAGTAAGCTGTCCCTGATacataatcaataaataaataaatcaattaatcaatatatcaatcaattaatcaatcaatcaatcaaccaCATTTATTGCTTGACTTTGTTTCCTGTTGTCGCTCTTCACAAAACaatcaaatgttaaacaaatgtACTCAAGTGTTTCTAATACAGATGGATTTGTTTAACATTGActgtgaaaagaaaaaaaaaaaagtttcatttacACATACATAAATCcattaataataaatatcacCATTAAAAGTAACGTCGCCACTTTGATGTTCTATTgcaataaatcatttttttaaatgaaataccagtagctaaattacattatttaaaaacctaacaaatgaattatatttatatatgcattCTCTAATAAAACACTAAATTATACTTAAACTCAGTACCCTTTTTCATACAATATAACAATTCTactaaaacaagggacaaaattgtcacaaaaccaggttttcattgtgaaaaaaaatctgataaagggagacaactcaaactgaacttttgaaatgaacaaagaaaattaaccccctttgtaagtttgttttaaaataaatctatttttagtcgtggcgaccttgacattggagatatgcacatgaatttattttttttgacctttgaccatgaaggatgaccttgacctttcaccactaaaaatgtgcagcttcataagatacacatgcatggtaaatatcaagttgctatcttcaatattgcaaaagttatgagcaacgttaaagttttcggacggacacacggacggacggacggacggtcaaaatttgttcggtatggaaaggcgttgtccatatacacatgcataccaaatatgaaggttatatctcaagggacatagaagttaagagcatttttcgaaacctaaacgcagattttgaaacataaacgcagacccctatttcaaggtcaaggtcacaggggtcaaaattgttgtgcgtatggaaaggccttgtccatatacacatgcataccaaatatgaaggttatatctcaagggacatttatggccatttttgacctttgaactcaaagtgtgaccttgaccttggagatatcgacgtaattattttgcgcgacacaccgtccaatgatggtgaacaaatgtgccaaatgtttttaaaatctgacaatgaacaacatagttatggctcggacaagctcatttatggccatttttgacctttgaactcaaagtgtgaccttgaccttgcagatatcgacgtattcatttcgcatgacacaccgtccaatgatggtgaacaaatgtgccaaatgattttaaaatctgacaatgaacgacatagttatggcccggacaagcttgttccgccagcccgccagccagcccaccagccagccagccagccagcccgcccgcattcgccaatctaat from Dreissena polymorpha isolate Duluth1 chromosome 5, UMN_Dpol_1.0, whole genome shotgun sequence harbors:
- the LOC127881188 gene encoding LOW QUALITY PROTEIN: nicotinic receptor-associated protein 1-like (The sequence of the model RefSeq protein was modified relative to this genomic sequence to represent the inferred CDS: inserted 1 base in 1 codon), with product MESVIMIILRVVILTIFRVIVKVVYRIWCRQSSPRIGYCAGFQEVLSAYQGVAGRVRLSGPTNFAPLIYKTIDIVRQTRAYHILVIVADGKVTEEQATCGAIVEVSRWPLSIVLVGVGDGPWSXMEEYDDSLPTRKFDNFQFVDFRKTMSTARNPTAAFALSALIPDQYKQIKNSDF